AAGATAGGTGTATTTGATTTCCCCATTTGATATGGGGTCAGACTAGGATCTATAATGCTCAAATGAGAAGCACCAACCACACCCACCAACCACTTTGGGGAGGGAATTTTCGCAAAACCCATAACTTGTTCAGTTAATGCAGGGGTAATTTTATCTGCGGAACTAGAGAGGATTAATGTGGGAATTTGTACTTTTGTTAACCCAGTTTCCCCAAACATTAAAGAGGTGGTAGGATTGAGGGCGATCGCCTGTTTAATTCTCCCATCTCGCAATTGATAGGTTTTTTCTGGTAATGCTTGAGCCACACATTGAAGAGTTTCACCCAAGTTAGCATTAGCTAAGTTTTGCTGACAGCGTTGTTTGAGGGTTTCGATTTGTAATTCGCCCCCAGCCAATGCTAAAGCCGTTCCCCCACCAAAGAAATAACCTACAACCATCACATTGTTAGTTGCTAATTTTCCCCGTAAAGGACTATTCGCAGTTTGGTTAACTTTTTCCAATTCATCAACAATAAAACTAACATCTTTGGGACGGTCTAAAAATTCTTGGGGTTCAACAAGTTGTTTTCTACCTTTACTGACTGCCTTAAAAGTAGTTTCATTACTACCAGGATGTTCCAAAGCCGCAACAACATAACCATGAGAAGCCAAATGTTCGGCTAAATAACGCAAGTCAGTCCGCACCGAACCCCAACCATGAGACAAGACAATTACAGGTTTATTTACACTTGCAGCGGTAGAGAAGTAAACATCTAGGGGAATTTGTCGTTGACGCTTTTGGTCATTGAAACTTAACTTGAGTGTCTGTACCTGTGCGCTTCCTGCTTGAGTAGGATCTAGAGAAGACGCAACTTTGATATCTTTAGGGTTAACTTGGGGAGAAAGACCAAACATAAACCGCTGAGTGCGGACAAATGCACCATTTAAACTCCCCGCCACAGTTAAAGCCTGGGGTAAATTAATTTCTAGGCGTTTACTGGGATAGGCAGCAATAAAACTTAGTATAGATAAACCCTGTGGAGAATTAGCAGCTAAAACCAATCCCCCTTTCATAGCTTGTAATCCCGATTGATCTCGACGGGTAATAGCTGTAGAGACATCGCTAAGAATTGTAGTCCCAATTTGGGTATTGATTAATCTATCTAAAGTAGCAACATTTATGGGAATTCGGATTTTTAGTCCCTCTACCAAAAAACGACGTTGTTCTTCAGTCATTCTTTTGGTATAAGTTCCCAAACTATCTGGTAATTTGCCAGTTTCCGTAGATTTTTTTAACTCTTCCAAGGATACAGATTCCTCTATGGGTCCATAACGAATCACAACCGTATCTGCTGCGTGGACAGAAGAATTAATTCCAAAAAACGGTGTCAGCGCGACAACACAAAATGCCCCTGTAAATACCTTAAAATTCTTCCAGCTTTTCTCTGTGAACATCTTTATATTGCCCCTCAACTTAGGAGATTCTACCTGATTTTACGTTTTTTATCCTACCCCATTTCTGAATCAGCAACTCCCATAGGTGCAATAGCTAACAGATAGTACACAGAACCCTATTATCAAATAACTATCTGGCGTTGCTGATTAAGGGTATGAATTTTAGTCTCACGCAAAGGCGCAAAGACGCACTGAGGTTTGAGTTTTCAAGGTTCAATTTGGGAATTTCATACCTCAATATGGCTACGCCACGCAGGCTATCAGCAACGCCAACTATCTTAATATCAGTAGGCTTCTCAGATAGAAGTATAAAAAATAAGTGTAAAAGTTAGTGCCGTACTACGGTACTAAAAACTAAAGAAGCTGATTACACAGGCTTTTCAGAAGATATTCAATTTTTGTTTGACTCATGCAGTTGTATTAAAGCTTTTGTCCTGTGTAGATAGAGCGAACTTCACCATTACGGCGAACAATAGCTTCTCCGTTACTGACTTCTACTAGTGTCCAACCTGTAGTACCGATATTTTCACCTATATTAATTCGGCGACTAATACCATCTACCTTAAACAAAGCCACAGATTTATTACCCAACTCCAATAGTCCCTCTAATTGTGCAGAATAGCTAGGTGCTGCAACCTGTTGTGGTATATTCTTAGTTTCTTTTACAGGTGCTGGGGGAACAATTGTTGGTAATTTCGGTGGTGCGACTTTCAGCGGTTGAGGATTAACGGCTGCTGGTTTGAGATTCACCTGTGTTGTTTTGGGTATCGGCTTAATTGCTGGTTGTATAGTATTAATAGTAGGAGAATTATTAACTGTTAAAGATGAAGGTAAGGTAGGTGGTACTGGGACTGTGGGAACAATTGGTATTTGATATTTGAGTGCGGGAGACTGATAAACTGGAATATATATGCGCTCAACCACATTAGGGGTAGTCAAGCGATTATTAGCAGGTAGCATATTGGTTGCTGCTACAGGTAATGGTGGAGTTTCTGTTAGTTGGGTATTTGGTAAAGGTAAGGCAGTGGTTTGATTCAGATTAACAGTGGGAAATCCTGGTTTAGCAATT
The DNA window shown above is from Anabaena sp. WA102 and carries:
- a CDS encoding alpha/beta hydrolase, with amino-acid sequence MFTEKSWKNFKVFTGAFCVVALTPFFGINSSVHAADTVVIRYGPIEESVSLEELKKSTETGKLPDSLGTYTKRMTEEQRRFLVEGLKIRIPINVATLDRLINTQIGTTILSDVSTAITRRDQSGLQAMKGGLVLAANSPQGLSILSFIAAYPSKRLEINLPQALTVAGSLNGAFVRTQRFMFGLSPQVNPKDIKVASSLDPTQAGSAQVQTLKLSFNDQKRQRQIPLDVYFSTAASVNKPVIVLSHGWGSVRTDLRYLAEHLASHGYVVAALEHPGSNETTFKAVSKGRKQLVEPQEFLDRPKDVSFIVDELEKVNQTANSPLRGKLATNNVMVVGYFFGGGTALALAGGELQIETLKQRCQQNLANANLGETLQCVAQALPEKTYQLRDGRIKQAIALNPTTSLMFGETGLTKVQIPTLILSSSADKITPALTEQVMGFAKIPSPKWLVGVVGASHLSIIDPSLTPYQMGKSNTPILNKEVVGEQAKDVRKFLKGITLAMAAQLTPEASQYAPFLTADYAQISSTRLFPFRTVRELSPEMIQEAQGPGMTANK